In Phycisphaerae bacterium, a genomic segment contains:
- the surE gene encoding 5'/3'-nucleotidase SurE — translation MNILLTNDDGILAPGIAAAYKELIKLGDVTVVAPSDRMSGAGHSITVFEPLACEKINIEDKFSGYSVSGSPADCVKLAIMELCPKKPDLVVSGINHGANVGINVYYSGTVAAAMEAAFYRIPAIALSAAHEEPIDFKNAAKYCVTVMNKLLPVSYPGVININIPRLSQGKPKGIKIVPQSTMGFDEHFVKQKNDTGQTLYQLAGGTHRDKDLPSDTLALDDGFITVTALGFDMTDYDGMKKLNEKNLK, via the coding sequence ATGAATATCCTGTTGACAAATGACGATGGAATCCTGGCTCCGGGAATAGCGGCGGCCTATAAAGAGCTTATCAAACTCGGCGATGTAACCGTTGTAGCCCCGTCCGACAGGATGAGCGGCGCAGGGCACAGCATTACGGTATTTGAGCCGCTGGCCTGCGAAAAAATAAACATCGAAGACAAATTCAGCGGATACAGCGTAAGCGGCTCGCCGGCAGATTGCGTCAAGCTCGCTATTATGGAACTATGCCCGAAAAAACCTGACCTTGTCGTCAGCGGAATAAATCACGGCGCAAACGTCGGCATTAATGTCTATTATTCCGGCACGGTTGCCGCCGCGATGGAAGCGGCGTTTTACAGAATACCGGCTATCGCGTTAAGCGCAGCTCATGAAGAGCCTATAGATTTCAAAAATGCCGCTAAATATTGCGTCACGGTAATGAATAAACTGCTGCCGGTCAGTTATCCCGGCGTGATAAATATTAATATTCCACGTCTTTCACAGGGCAAGCCGAAAGGCATAAAAATCGTGCCGCAGTCAACGATGGGTTTTGACGAACACTTTGTAAAACAAAAAAACGATACGGGGCAAACACTATATCAGCTTGCCGGCGGGACTCATCGCGATAAGGACCTGCCCAGCGATACCCTCGCATTGGATGATGGCTTCATAACCGTTACGGCTCTGGGCTTTGATATGACAGATTATGATGGCATGAAAAAACTTAACGAGAAAAACCTGAAGTGA
- a CDS encoding DNA polymerase ligase N-terminal domain-containing protein, producing MTQQKRFVVQKHTKGSDIHWDLMIEDGDKLKTWRLENPPEKLSTEKTKATPIDDHDKKFLTYQGPVNNGTGTVEIVDEGFCIIESTSENEMNINFDGKKLKNKFRLFCLTNIWFFESITTSTSNTR from the coding sequence ATGACTCAACAAAAAAGATTTGTTGTTCAAAAGCATACCAAAGGTAGCGATATACATTGGGATTTGATGATTGAGGATGGCGATAAACTCAAAACCTGGCGGTTGGAAAACCCGCCTGAAAAATTATCAACAGAAAAAACCAAAGCAACCCCAATTGACGACCACGACAAAAAATTCCTCACCTATCAGGGCCCTGTCAACAATGGCACAGGAACCGTTGAAATAGTCGATGAAGGATTTTGCATAATCGAATCTACAAGTGAAAATGAAATGAATATAAATTTTGACGGTAAAAAGCTGAAAAATAAATTTAGACTTTTCTGTCTGACGAATATTTGGTTCTTTGAGTCAATAACTACTTCGACTTCAAATACTCGTTAA
- the aroF gene encoding 3-deoxy-7-phosphoheptulonate synthase: protein MIIVMKPVATEQDVRHVVELVNEFGLKEHIIVGTNRTVIACLGDKRMVDKGAIENAPNVERIVPILAPYKIASREVKREYSQIKIGANAFPMGGKKIGVIAGPCSVENEKQLMQTAEKVAAAGCIGLRAGAFKPRTSPYSFQGLGVEGLKILAKAKKQTGLAVITEVVAVEHIDIVAEYVDVLQIGARNMQHYPLLEALGKVKKPVLLKRGMSAQLDEFLLAAEYIINAGNSQVILCERGIRTYEEYVRNTLALAIVPELKDKTHLPVVVDPSHGTGHAHLVPAMCRAAVAAGADGLLIECHPDPEHALSDGAQSITPATLSELMPQLKAIAQAIGRDV from the coding sequence ATGATAATTGTAATGAAACCAGTCGCAACTGAGCAGGATGTTCGACATGTCGTGGAACTGGTAAATGAATTCGGCTTAAAAGAACATATAATAGTCGGCACAAACAGGACGGTTATAGCCTGTCTTGGCGACAAACGGATGGTTGACAAAGGAGCAATTGAGAATGCTCCGAATGTCGAACGCATTGTGCCGATACTTGCGCCATATAAAATCGCCTCAAGAGAAGTTAAAAGGGAATATTCACAAATAAAAATCGGCGCAAATGCTTTTCCTATGGGAGGTAAAAAAATAGGCGTAATAGCAGGGCCGTGTTCTGTCGAAAATGAAAAACAGCTTATGCAGACTGCTGAAAAAGTCGCTGCTGCCGGCTGTATCGGGCTTCGGGCGGGGGCATTCAAGCCGCGAACGAGTCCTTACAGCTTTCAGGGACTGGGCGTGGAAGGACTTAAAATTCTCGCAAAAGCTAAAAAGCAAACCGGTCTTGCTGTGATTACAGAAGTTGTTGCGGTCGAACATATTGATATTGTCGCTGAATATGTAGATGTTCTGCAAATCGGCGCCAGAAATATGCAGCATTATCCGCTGCTCGAGGCGCTGGGAAAAGTCAAAAAGCCGGTGCTGTTAAAACGCGGGATGAGCGCTCAACTCGATGAATTTTTACTTGCCGCAGAGTATATAATCAACGCGGGGAACTCTCAGGTTATTCTCTGCGAAAGAGGAATAAGAACTTATGAGGAATATGTCCGCAATACTCTTGCGCTGGCGATTGTGCCGGAGCTTAAAGACAAGACGCATCTGCCTGTAGTTGTTGACCCGTCGCACGGAACAGGTCATGCGCATCTTGTGCCGGCGATGTGCAGGGCGGCAGTAGCGGCAGGCGCTGACGGTTTGCTTATCGAGTGTCACCCCGACCCTGAACACGCATTGAGCGACGGGGCGCAATCAATTACTCCCGCAACTCTTTCGGAACTTATGCCACAGCTTAAAGCCATAGCGCAGGCTATCGGCAGGGATGTTTAA
- a CDS encoding sulfide/dihydroorotate dehydrogenase-like FAD/NAD-binding protein, with the protein MSHKLLSKKQLCPNVYMTDIEAPLVAAAARPGQFVIVCLAGGYSERIPLTIAGADAKKGTIRLIWQAVGKSTVELGQLKVGDSVENILGPLGKPTHVEKFGTVVCIGGGIGNAPLLPIATAMKKAGNKVISILGARTRELLILEEDFKAVSDEIIIVTDDGSYGRKALVTGPLDEICQAAPKPGLAVAIGPAIMMKFCCATTKKYDVPTVVSLNTIMIDGTGMCGGCRVEVGGQTKFVCVDGPEFDGHLVNFDLMMKRMQAYKKQEAQALEEYKHKCKIGLDK; encoded by the coding sequence TTGTCACATAAGCTATTGTCAAAAAAGCAGTTATGTCCTAATGTCTATATGACTGATATCGAGGCTCCATTGGTTGCTGCGGCTGCCAGGCCGGGCCAGTTTGTAATTGTCTGTTTAGCCGGAGGGTACAGCGAAAGAATTCCTCTGACCATAGCCGGGGCAGATGCAAAAAAAGGTACAATCCGTCTTATCTGGCAGGCTGTAGGAAAAAGTACAGTTGAACTTGGCCAGTTAAAGGTCGGCGACAGTGTGGAAAATATACTTGGCCCATTGGGAAAACCTACTCATGTTGAAAAATTCGGAACGGTCGTTTGCATCGGTGGAGGAATCGGAAACGCTCCGCTGCTGCCGATTGCGACCGCGATGAAAAAAGCCGGCAATAAAGTTATCAGCATCCTCGGCGCAAGAACAAGAGAACTTTTAATTCTCGAAGAAGATTTTAAAGCTGTGAGCGATGAAATTATTATCGTTACCGATGACGGCTCTTACGGCAGAAAGGCGCTTGTTACAGGCCCGCTCGATGAAATCTGCCAGGCAGCGCCAAAGCCCGGCCTTGCTGTCGCGATAGGCCCTGCGATAATGATGAAGTTCTGCTGTGCTACTACGAAAAAATACGATGTGCCGACAGTTGTTTCGCTGAATACGATTATGATTGACGGAACGGGAATGTGCGGCGGATGCAGAGTCGAAGTCGGCGGGCAAACAAAATTCGTCTGCGTCGACGGGCCTGAGTTCGACGGACACCTGGTGAATTTCGACCTGATGATGAAACGTATGCAGGCTTATAAAAAACAGGAAGCCCAGGCACTGGAAGAATATAAACATAAATGTAAAATCGGACTGGATAAATGA
- a CDS encoding NAD(P)H-dependent oxidoreductase, whose protein sequence is MKTLLYIKASPRNERSHSHITAEAFLSAYRQKNPQDKIVTIDLFRESLPEFDNFAAESKYAIMHGKEKTAEQLKKWSQVEKVIEQFKSADKYLVSTPMWNFGIPYKLKHYLDIIIQPGYTFTVTDAGYKGLAGGKPLCAIYARGSSYDENSTMDFQKKYLDFIFGFIGFTDVKSIICQPMLLDEKTVSDAQAKAVSQAETLAQTF, encoded by the coding sequence ATGAAAACACTTCTTTACATAAAAGCCTCCCCAAGAAACGAAAGAAGCCATTCGCATATAACGGCCGAGGCTTTTTTGTCTGCGTATCGGCAAAAAAATCCTCAGGATAAAATCGTGACAATCGATTTGTTCAGGGAATCATTGCCGGAATTCGATAATTTCGCGGCAGAATCGAAATACGCAATTATGCACGGCAAAGAAAAAACCGCTGAGCAGTTGAAAAAATGGTCGCAGGTTGAAAAAGTAATCGAACAGTTCAAATCCGCTGACAAATATCTCGTATCAACGCCGATGTGGAACTTCGGAATCCCCTATAAACTCAAGCATTATCTCGATATTATCATTCAGCCCGGCTATACATTCACTGTAACAGACGCCGGCTATAAAGGCCTTGCCGGCGGAAAACCATTATGCGCAATTTACGCTCGCGGAAGCAGTTATGACGAAAACTCCACGATGGATTTTCAGAAAAAATACCTCGATTTCATCTTTGGCTTCATCGGTTTTACAGACGTAAAATCGATAATCTGTCAGCCTATGCTTCTTGACGAAAAAACTGTAAGCGATGCACAGGCCAAAGCCGTCAGCCAGGCTGAAACTCTCGCACAAACATTCTAA
- a CDS encoding cold shock domain-containing protein encodes MAEGVVKWFDPKKGYGFIDGNGQPDIFVHHTGFKTKGLKILNQGDKVSFEIAQGEKGPRAEDVALVE; translated from the coding sequence ATGGCAGAGGGAGTTGTCAAATGGTTTGACCCAAAAAAGGGTTATGGTTTCATAGACGGCAACGGTCAGCCGGATATATTTGTTCATCATACCGGCTTTAAGACCAAGGGCCTTAAAATCCTCAACCAGGGCGATAAAGTCAGCTTTGAAATAGCACAGGGTGAAAAAGGGCCGCGAGCCGAAGATGTGGCTCTTGTGGAATAA
- a CDS encoding pectinesterase family protein, producing the protein MKQSFVTVTVLVLCNLVFAQTTSIFPADNAKQVNPDTHLMLTFPGEPTLGDSGQIRIYDAADDRLVDVLDMSIPAGPTTSDKTSVPYTAIPYKYVSGRLTNANTKPGTPSGTALTTSDNYQLTIIGGFTDAFHFYPVIIHGSVATIYPHNNLLDYNKTYYVQIDPAVLTLSDGTFSGITGKTGWTFTTKKTPPLKNKQRLVVSGEGKGDFSTVQGAIDFLPDKNPKRVTIFIKNGTYEEIVYFRNKTNITFLGQDRNKTIVCYANNEVFNPHPSNVATNEWPGTFPSRRAAFMGDNSKGIHLINFTIKNLTRGQAEGLLLMGEQNIVSNVNIVGSGDALQVNGSVYLTDCKITGDGDIILGRGPAFFNNCELISTGGTFMWIRNTAANHGNVFLNCRFQTLNGRETEIARAPTNKGNNYPYCEAVLINCALSGISPVGWGPVGGDTSNVHYWECNSTDFDGKPIDVSRRSGVSRQLDKKKDAEIIKNYSNPAYVLGGWKPKF; encoded by the coding sequence ATGAAACAAAGTTTTGTAACCGTCACTGTTCTTGTTTTATGCAATTTGGTTTTTGCACAAACCACTTCTATTTTTCCGGCAGACAACGCTAAGCAGGTAAATCCGGACACGCATCTGATGCTTACTTTCCCCGGTGAGCCAACCTTAGGTGATTCAGGACAGATTCGCATTTATGACGCGGCAGACGACCGGCTTGTTGACGTTCTTGATATGAGCATCCCTGCCGGCCCGACAACCAGCGACAAAACCTCTGTACCTTATACCGCAATTCCTTACAAATACGTCTCCGGCCGCTTAACCAATGCCAACACTAAACCGGGAACTCCATCCGGCACTGCACTCACCACGTCCGACAACTATCAGCTCACGATTATCGGAGGCTTCACCGACGCGTTTCACTTTTATCCGGTGATAATCCACGGTAGCGTGGCGACGATATATCCTCATAATAATCTTCTGGATTACAATAAAACATATTACGTACAGATTGACCCCGCAGTACTGACCCTAAGCGATGGCACTTTCTCCGGAATCACAGGGAAAACAGGATGGACCTTCACAACGAAAAAAACACCACCATTAAAAAATAAACAGCGGCTCGTAGTCTCCGGCGAGGGCAAAGGTGATTTCAGCACCGTGCAGGGAGCGATAGATTTTCTCCCCGATAAAAATCCCAAACGTGTAACAATATTTATCAAAAACGGCACGTATGAGGAAATAGTATATTTTCGCAATAAGACAAACATCACCTTCCTCGGCCAGGATAGGAATAAAACTATAGTATGTTATGCCAATAATGAAGTCTTCAACCCGCATCCGTCAAATGTAGCCACCAACGAGTGGCCGGGCACTTTCCCTTCCCGCCGTGCTGCGTTCATGGGAGATAATTCAAAAGGCATTCACCTGATAAATTTCACTATCAAAAACTTAACGCGAGGTCAGGCCGAAGGTCTGCTTTTGATGGGCGAGCAAAATATCGTCAGCAATGTTAATATTGTAGGTTCAGGTGACGCCTTGCAGGTCAACGGCTCGGTTTACCTGACCGACTGCAAAATTACAGGCGATGGAGATATAATCCTCGGCCGCGGGCCTGCGTTCTTCAATAACTGCGAACTCATTTCAACCGGCGGCACCTTTATGTGGATTCGCAACACAGCCGCTAACCACGGCAATGTCTTTTTGAATTGCAGGTTTCAAACTTTAAATGGACGCGAAACTGAAATCGCCCGTGCGCCCACCAATAAAGGCAATAATTACCCATACTGCGAAGCGGTATTAATAAACTGTGCCCTTTCAGGCATCAGCCCTGTCGGCTGGGGCCCTGTGGGCGGCGATACGTCGAATGTCCATTATTGGGAATGCAACAGCACTGATTTCGATGGTAAACCAATTGATGTGAGCCGGCGCAGCGGCGTTTCCAGACAATTGGATAAAAAGAAAGACGCCGAGATAATCAAAAATTACAGTAATCCGGCTTATGTACTGGGCGGCTGGAAACCGAAGTTTTAA
- a CDS encoding ACT domain-containing protein, which produces MAAKKQSQICIITVTGKDRVGIIAKLANAMANANINIVDVNQKIMENYFVMTMAVDIAKAAITIPQIHRKLDKIGEEMKLKITFQDEKIFKMMHRI; this is translated from the coding sequence ATGGCTGCAAAAAAACAATCCCAGATTTGTATAATAACCGTTACCGGCAAAGACAGAGTCGGTATCATCGCCAAACTCGCCAACGCTATGGCAAACGCGAATATCAATATCGTCGATGTAAATCAGAAAATTATGGAAAATTACTTCGTTATGACCATGGCCGTCGATATCGCAAAGGCGGCAATAACTATTCCGCAAATTCACAGGAAACTGGACAAAATCGGCGAGGAAATGAAGCTTAAAATCACCTTTCAGGATGAAAAAATCTTCAAAATGATGCATCGCATCTAA
- a CDS encoding NAD(P)H-hydrate dehydratase has translation MQIIKNIPKIKPRAIDTHKGDFGKVCIIAGSVGFSGAAAIAGKSALRSGAGLVRVAVPQSILPIVAAIEPCYTTISLAEDSSGKIGAKAIDAVLKAVEENDIVAFGPGVGVANGVKAVLENLLRLEGLRLLIDADGLNNLAALKNWPDINKANLILTPHPGEMKRLWDGLLRKPEPVDRGAVAAEFAKAAKAVVVLKGHETVVADAEKIYVNTTGNPGMATAGAGDVLTGIIAAMCGQGFDNFDASVSGVYVHGLAGDLAAEEKCQISLIATDIMDYLPQAFKAVMGDKK, from the coding sequence ATGCAGATAATAAAAAATATCCCGAAGATAAAACCAAGAGCGATTGATACTCATAAGGGCGATTTCGGAAAGGTTTGCATAATAGCGGGCAGTGTCGGTTTCAGCGGTGCTGCGGCAATTGCCGGCAAAAGCGCGCTGCGAAGCGGTGCCGGCCTTGTCAGAGTCGCTGTGCCGCAAAGTATATTGCCGATTGTGGCGGCTATCGAACCCTGTTATACGACAATTTCTCTGGCTGAAGATTCGTCTGGCAAAATCGGTGCAAAAGCAATTGATGCGGTTTTGAAAGCTGTCGAGGAAAATGATATCGTTGCATTTGGGCCGGGCGTCGGCGTTGCCAATGGCGTAAAAGCAGTACTCGAAAATCTCCTGCGGCTGGAAGGGTTGAGACTTTTGATTGACGCCGATGGACTGAATAATCTTGCCGCTTTGAAAAACTGGCCTGATATTAATAAAGCAAATCTTATCCTCACACCTCATCCGGGCGAAATGAAAAGACTTTGGGACGGACTTTTGCGAAAACCGGAGCCTGTGGACAGGGGAGCTGTAGCTGCTGAATTTGCTAAAGCGGCCAAGGCTGTTGTTGTGCTGAAAGGACACGAAACGGTAGTTGCCGATGCTGAAAAAATTTATGTTAACACTACAGGCAATCCGGGAATGGCGACGGCGGGGGCCGGCGATGTGCTTACGGGAATAATTGCCGCGATGTGCGGACAGGGATTCGATAATTTTGACGCTTCGGTGTCGGGAGTTTATGTTCACGGTCTTGCCGGCGATTTGGCGGCGGAAGAGAAATGTCAGATAAGTTTAATCGCGACGGATATTATGGATTATCTGCCGCAGGCTTTTAAGGCCGTTATGGGAGACAAAAAATGA
- a CDS encoding HNH endonuclease: MAFVESQSALNCSVLVLNKHYMPLRIIDVKRAMCMLCRELAEVISYEQGQYYNYDFESWRDICQIKRSFEPNEHDWITTVNFYIAVPRIVRLLFYDRLPRNDVKFNRRNIFARDSNKCQYCGKKFPTSELSLDHIIPRSMGGGATWENLVCACTDCNAKKGGRTPRQAGMTLVRLPVKPKRNPTVHLHLSHQRYHSWKQFLDHAYWSVELT; this comes from the coding sequence ATGGCATTTGTTGAATCGCAATCCGCTCTGAATTGCAGCGTGCTTGTACTAAACAAGCATTATATGCCGTTGCGCATCATAGACGTCAAAAGAGCGATGTGCATGCTGTGCAGGGAACTGGCAGAAGTCATATCTTACGAGCAAGGCCAGTATTACAACTACGATTTCGAAAGCTGGAGAGATATTTGCCAGATAAAAAGGTCCTTTGAGCCAAACGAACATGACTGGATTACTACAGTTAATTTTTACATAGCCGTACCCAGAATCGTCAGACTGTTGTTCTATGACCGTTTGCCGAGAAACGATGTCAAATTCAACAGGCGCAACATTTTTGCCCGCGACAGCAACAAATGCCAGTACTGCGGAAAAAAATTCCCGACAAGCGAATTGTCCCTCGACCATATTATACCGAGAAGTATGGGCGGAGGGGCGACATGGGAAAATCTTGTCTGTGCCTGTACCGATTGTAATGCCAAAAAAGGAGGCAGAACGCCCAGGCAGGCGGGAATGACTCTTGTCAGGCTGCCGGTAAAACCCAAACGCAACCCGACTGTTCACCTTCACCTGAGCCATCAAAGATATCATAGCTGGAAGCAGTTCCTCGACCACGCATACTGGTCTGTCGAACTGACATAA
- the pta gene encoding phosphate acetyltransferase — protein sequence METKKDFSEQILEKATSLFKHIVLPEGGDTRTIEAAKKIADRKMAKITILGDEKQIGDVLKSMGAKTNDITIINPKTSSKLKDYAEQFYQLRKNKGVTPEAALETVKDEVYFGTMMVKTDEVDGLVSGAVHSTPDTVRPALQIIKAAKGIATVSSMFFMTNSKMTILFADSGLNQDPDAEQLADIAITTARTAKQFGIVPRIAMLSYSTKGSAKGTGPDKMIKATELAKAKLASGFDGEYQIDGELQFDSAFVPKVAAKKCPDSPIKGQANVFIFPDLGAGNICYKMTERLAGLNAYGPILQGIAKPVNDLSRGCNSDDIVAAAAITAIQTLG from the coding sequence ATGGAAACGAAAAAAGATTTCTCAGAACAGATACTTGAAAAAGCGACATCCCTTTTCAAGCACATCGTTCTGCCGGAAGGCGGAGACACAAGAACAATAGAAGCAGCAAAAAAAATCGCCGACAGGAAAATGGCGAAAATTACCATTCTCGGCGATGAAAAACAAATCGGCGATGTGCTTAAAAGTATGGGGGCAAAAACAAACGACATCACAATCATCAATCCAAAAACCAGCAGCAAATTAAAAGACTACGCTGAACAATTTTATCAGCTTCGCAAAAATAAAGGCGTTACGCCGGAAGCAGCCCTCGAAACAGTAAAAGACGAAGTCTATTTCGGGACAATGATGGTCAAAACCGATGAAGTTGACGGCCTCGTATCCGGTGCGGTACATTCGACACCTGATACCGTCCGCCCCGCTCTGCAAATCATTAAAGCTGCCAAAGGTATCGCGACGGTTTCGAGTATGTTCTTTATGACAAACAGCAAAATGACAATTCTATTTGCAGACTCCGGCCTGAATCAGGACCCTGACGCCGAACAGTTGGCAGATATCGCCATTACAACGGCAAGGACCGCGAAACAGTTCGGAATCGTTCCGAGAATCGCGATGCTCTCATATTCTACAAAAGGCTCCGCAAAAGGCACAGGCCCGGACAAAATGATAAAGGCAACTGAACTTGCTAAAGCCAAACTTGCCAGTGGGTTTGACGGCGAATATCAAATCGACGGCGAACTGCAATTCGATTCAGCCTTTGTGCCGAAAGTCGCAGCGAAAAAATGCCCGGACAGTCCCATTAAAGGCCAGGCCAATGTGTTTATATTCCCGGATTTGGGAGCAGGCAATATCTGTTACAAAATGACGGAAAGACTTGCCGGCCTGAACGCTTACGGCCCAATTTTGCAGGGAATCGCAAAGCCGGTTAACGATTTATCCCGCGGCTGCAACAGCGATGATATCGTCGCAGCGGCAGCGATAACGGCCATCCAAACCTTAGGATAG
- a CDS encoding HU family DNA-binding protein: MTTITKKELIDRIAEQTQAKRVVVKRVVQSFLDEIISELIKNNRLEFRDFGVFEVRTREARVAQNPKTLERVEVPSKRTVKFKMGRLMKEKLGGKVSSSPGE, translated from the coding sequence ATGACAACAATAACGAAGAAAGAATTAATTGACCGTATTGCGGAACAAACCCAGGCCAAAAGAGTTGTGGTCAAGCGGGTTGTTCAGTCGTTTCTCGATGAGATAATTTCAGAGCTCATCAAGAACAACCGTCTTGAATTCCGCGACTTTGGTGTCTTTGAGGTTCGTACCCGCGAAGCGAGGGTAGCTCAGAATCCCAAAACACTCGAAAGAGTGGAAGTGCCCTCCAAGCGAACTGTAAAGTTCAAAATGGGTCGATTGATGAAGGAGAAGCTCGGCGGTAAAGTTTCTTCATCTCCGGGTGAATAA
- the gltA gene encoding NADPH-dependent glutamate synthase, which produces MNQQQLLDELLKKHKDGTLKPSDRFNIPPQPMPQQDSVERRKNVNEVALGYTETQARLEALRCLQCKNAPCVEGCPVRIKIKEFITEIVEGNFQKALDIIRENSLLPAVCGRVCPQEVQCQLPCTVGKKFKDVEKSVSIGRLERFVSDWGRKQHDQSSPAVAAATGKKVAVIGSGPGGIVVATDVRRAGHDVTVFEAFHKTGGVMVYGIPEFRLPKAIVQEEIDTLEKMGVKIVRNFVVGRTKTIKQLIEEDGFDAVYVGVGAGLPMFMGIEGEHLVGVYSANEYLTRANLMRAYDFGKGADTPIAMSKRVAVVGGGNVAMDSARTAVRLGAEKVYLVYRRSEKEMPARVEEVHHAKEEGIEFHLLRNPKKIIGNAEGVVTAIECLKFELGEPDASGRRRPVPIEGSEFIIDVDTVVVAIGNGANPLIGQTTDGLTLNKWGNIIVDENCKTSLEGVYAGGDIVLGAATVILAMGQGRTAAAAINEYLKSK; this is translated from the coding sequence TTGAACCAGCAGCAATTACTCGATGAGCTTTTGAAAAAACATAAAGACGGCACATTAAAACCATCCGACAGGTTCAATATCCCGCCCCAGCCGATGCCGCAGCAGGATTCAGTAGAACGGCGAAAGAACGTCAACGAGGTTGCGCTTGGATATACAGAAACCCAGGCTCGTCTCGAAGCCCTGCGGTGCCTGCAATGCAAAAACGCTCCCTGCGTCGAAGGCTGCCCGGTAAGAATAAAGATAAAAGAGTTCATCACTGAAATAGTCGAAGGCAATTTCCAAAAAGCTCTCGATATAATCAGGGAAAATTCTCTTCTTCCGGCCGTTTGCGGAAGAGTATGCCCGCAGGAAGTTCAGTGCCAGCTTCCGTGCACCGTCGGCAAAAAATTCAAGGATGTCGAAAAATCAGTTTCTATCGGCAGGCTCGAAAGATTTGTTTCAGACTGGGGCAGAAAACAGCACGACCAGTCAAGCCCGGCAGTTGCCGCGGCGACAGGCAAAAAAGTTGCCGTCATCGGTTCAGGCCCCGGCGGAATCGTTGTCGCTACAGATGTTCGCAGAGCAGGCCACGATGTAACAGTATTCGAGGCGTTTCACAAGACCGGCGGCGTGATGGTTTACGGCATTCCGGAATTTCGTCTGCCAAAGGCGATTGTGCAGGAAGAAATAGATACGCTTGAAAAAATGGGCGTTAAAATAGTTCGCAATTTTGTCGTCGGCAGAACAAAAACCATAAAACAGCTTATTGAAGAAGATGGTTTCGATGCCGTTTATGTCGGCGTCGGAGCGGGACTGCCGATGTTTATGGGCATTGAAGGCGAGCACCTTGTCGGCGTTTACAGCGCCAATGAATATCTGACAAGAGCGAATCTTATGCGTGCTTATGATTTCGGCAAAGGAGCCGATACGCCAATCGCAATGTCGAAACGCGTCGCGGTCGTCGGCGGCGGGAACGTCGCGATGGATTCGGCCAGAACGGCTGTAAGGCTCGGCGCTGAAAAGGTCTATCTTGTTTACCGCAGAAGCGAAAAAGAAATGCCTGCAAGAGTCGAGGAAGTACACCACGCAAAAGAAGAGGGAATTGAATTCCATCTTTTACGCAATCCGAAAAAAATTATCGGCAACGCAGAGGGCGTAGTAACGGCAATAGAATGTTTGAAATTCGAGCTTGGCGAACCCGATGCATCAGGCAGACGCAGACCTGTTCCGATTGAAGGTTCTGAATTTATAATTGATGTAGATACCGTGGTTGTCGCTATCGGCAACGGTGCAAATCCGTTAATCGGCCAGACAACAGACGGACTGACGCTGAACAAGTGGGGTAATATAATAGTTGATGAAAACTGCAAAACTTCGCTTGAGGGCGTTTACGCCGGCGGAGATATTGTTTTAGGCGCCGCAACAGTAATTTTAGCTATGGGCCAGGGTCGAACCGCCGCCGCCGCGATTAACGAGTATTTGAAGTCGAAGTAG